The following coding sequences lie in one Rutidosis leptorrhynchoides isolate AG116_Rl617_1_P2 chromosome 4, CSIRO_AGI_Rlap_v1, whole genome shotgun sequence genomic window:
- the LOC139904142 gene encoding uncharacterized protein isoform X2 yields MDFKFLGIHSPRQHNPLLSASSLSSVSPHNFVSDHPVTEAWLMLDTREAIEREIAKELLRSEILADEIAQQCLKRDMMIEPDTMGQPFGVPVSSLKRNLPPLPSPVVERSSELCLDTSDTKMEDLYSSNNNGEIGPGNFEKSVNNKQPLEIKNLATCDSFDLQEWRCELCQISAPCEKSLNDHLAGKKHQAKMEALNGSKNGDELAPRNIMKSVNKQPVETKISATCVSFDLQEWSCELCQISAPCEKSLNDHLAGKKHRSKLEGLNGSKNGGELGPRNIKKSVDKQPLETKNSATCVSFDLQEWSCELCQISAPCEKSLNDHLAGKKHQAKMEDLNGSKNSIENGLRNFNKSVDKQPMETMNSAKCVSSDLQDWSCSLCQISATSKQGLNDHLAGKKHHSKMEAFNASKNGGEIGLGMEV; encoded by the exons ATGGACTTTAAATTTCTAGGTATTCATTCACCGCGGCAACACAATCCATTGTTATCGGCGTCATCCTTATCGTCGGTTTCGCCTCACAATTTCGTCTCCGATCATCCTGTCACAG AAGCATGGCTGATGTTGGATACAAGAGAGGCGATTGAGCGAGAGATCGCAAAAGAACTTTTGCGGTCGGAGATACTTGCAGATGAGATAGCACAACAATGTTTGAAAAGAGACATGATGATTGAACCGGATACGATG GGACAGCCCTTCGGTGTACCTGTGTCCAGCTTGAAGCGAAATCTACCACCATTGCCATCGCCTGTTGTTGAACGTTCAAGCGAGCTTTGTTTAGACACTTCAGACACGAAAATGGAAGATCTTTATAGCAGCAACAACAATGGTGAAATTGGCCCGGGAAACTTTGAAAAATCTGTTAACAACAAACAACCTCTGGAAATCAAGAATTTAGCTACATGTGATTCGTTTGATTTACAAGAATGGAGGTGTGAACTCTGTCAAATCAGTGCCCCTTGTGAGAAAAGTTTAAATGATCATCTTGCTGGGAAGAAACACCAGGCGAAAATGGAAGCTCTTAATGGCAGCAAAAATGGTGATGAACTTGCTCCAAGAAACATTATGAAATCCGTCAACAAACAACCTGTCGAAACCAAGATTTCAGCCACATGTGTTTCGTTTGATTTACAAGAATGGAGTTGTGAACTCTGTCAAATCAGTGCCCCTTGTGAGAAAAGTTTAAATGATCATCTTGCTGGTAAGAAACACCGCTCGAAATTGGAAGGTCTTAATGGCAGCAAAAACGGCGGTGAACTTGGCCCAAGAAACATTAAGAAATCCGTCGACAAACAACCTCTGGAAACCAAGAATTCAGCCACATGTGTTTCGTTTGATTTACAAGAATGGAGTTGTGAACTCTGTCAAATCAGTGCCCCTTGTGAGAAAAGTTTAAATGATCATCTTGCTGGGAAGAAACACCAGGCGAAGATGGAAGATCTTAATGGCAGCAAAAACAGCATTGAAAATGGCCTAAGAAACTTTAACAAATCTGTTGACAAACAACCTATGGAAACCATGAATTCAGCTAAATGTGTTTCTTCTGATTTACAGGATTGGAGTTGTTCACTTTGTCAAATCAGTGCTACTTCTAAGCAAGGTTTAAATGATCATCTTGCTGGTAAGAAGCACCACTCGAAAATGGAAGCTTTTAATGCCAGCAAAAACGGTGGTGAAATCGGCCTAG GAATGGAGGTGTGA
- the LOC139904142 gene encoding uncharacterized protein isoform X1 — protein sequence MDFKFLGIHSPRQHNPLLSASSLSSVSPHNFVSDHPVTEAWLMLDTREAIEREIAKELLRSEILADEIAQQCLKRDMMIEPDTMGQPFGVPVSSLKRNLPPLPSPVVERSSELCLDTSDTKMEDLYSSNNNGEIGPGNFEKSVNNKQPLEIKNLATCDSFDLQEWRCELCQISAPCEKSLNDHLAGKKHQAKMEALNGSKNGDELAPRNIMKSVNKQPVETKISATCVSFDLQEWSCELCQISAPCEKSLNDHLAGKKHRSKLEGLNGSKNGGELGPRNIKKSVDKQPLETKNSATCVSFDLQEWSCELCQISAPCEKSLNDHLAGKKHQAKMEDLNGSKNSIENGLRNFNKSVDKQPMETMNSAKCVSSDLQDWSCSLCQISATSKQGLNDHLAGKKHHSKMEAFNASKNGGEIGLGNTKKSVNKQPMETKNSATCFSFDLKEWRCDFCQINANSEKVFNNHLAGKKHQAKMEALNGRKNGGEIGPRNTKRSVNKQPLETKKSAKCVLSDLQDWSCSLCQIRPTSEQGLIDHLSGKKHKSNMEALKNGGDIGLRNCTKSVNKQPLETKNSTTCGSFDLQEWSCSLCQISATSEKDLNNHLAGKKHRSKMEEGFNGSKNCGEIGLKNLKKCVNKQPLETIVSFNLKKDRKTKVVNTNQEFKLWCRLCQVVAPNEKGMIQHKEGKKHLKNLLILCSSV from the exons ATGGACTTTAAATTTCTAGGTATTCATTCACCGCGGCAACACAATCCATTGTTATCGGCGTCATCCTTATCGTCGGTTTCGCCTCACAATTTCGTCTCCGATCATCCTGTCACAG AAGCATGGCTGATGTTGGATACAAGAGAGGCGATTGAGCGAGAGATCGCAAAAGAACTTTTGCGGTCGGAGATACTTGCAGATGAGATAGCACAACAATGTTTGAAAAGAGACATGATGATTGAACCGGATACGATG GGACAGCCCTTCGGTGTACCTGTGTCCAGCTTGAAGCGAAATCTACCACCATTGCCATCGCCTGTTGTTGAACGTTCAAGCGAGCTTTGTTTAGACACTTCAGACACGAAAATGGAAGATCTTTATAGCAGCAACAACAATGGTGAAATTGGCCCGGGAAACTTTGAAAAATCTGTTAACAACAAACAACCTCTGGAAATCAAGAATTTAGCTACATGTGATTCGTTTGATTTACAAGAATGGAGGTGTGAACTCTGTCAAATCAGTGCCCCTTGTGAGAAAAGTTTAAATGATCATCTTGCTGGGAAGAAACACCAGGCGAAAATGGAAGCTCTTAATGGCAGCAAAAATGGTGATGAACTTGCTCCAAGAAACATTATGAAATCCGTCAACAAACAACCTGTCGAAACCAAGATTTCAGCCACATGTGTTTCGTTTGATTTACAAGAATGGAGTTGTGAACTCTGTCAAATCAGTGCCCCTTGTGAGAAAAGTTTAAATGATCATCTTGCTGGTAAGAAACACCGCTCGAAATTGGAAGGTCTTAATGGCAGCAAAAACGGCGGTGAACTTGGCCCAAGAAACATTAAGAAATCCGTCGACAAACAACCTCTGGAAACCAAGAATTCAGCCACATGTGTTTCGTTTGATTTACAAGAATGGAGTTGTGAACTCTGTCAAATCAGTGCCCCTTGTGAGAAAAGTTTAAATGATCATCTTGCTGGGAAGAAACACCAGGCGAAGATGGAAGATCTTAATGGCAGCAAAAACAGCATTGAAAATGGCCTAAGAAACTTTAACAAATCTGTTGACAAACAACCTATGGAAACCATGAATTCAGCTAAATGTGTTTCTTCTGATTTACAGGATTGGAGTTGTTCACTTTGTCAAATCAGTGCTACTTCTAAGCAAGGTTTAAATGATCATCTTGCTGGTAAGAAGCACCACTCGAAAATGGAAGCTTTTAATGCCAGCAAAAACGGTGGTGAAATCGGCCTAGGTAACACTAAGAAATCTGTTAACAAACAACCTATGGAAACCAAGAATTCAGCTACATGTTTCTCATTTGATTTAAAGGAATGGAGGTGTGATTTCTGTCAGATCAATGCAAATTCTGAGAAAGTTTTTAATAATCATCTTGCTGGGAAGAAACACCAGGCGAAAATGGAAGCTCTTAATGGCCGCAAAAACGGTGGTGAAATCGGCCCAAGAAACACTAAGAGATCTGTCAACAAACAACCTCTGGAAACCAAGAAATCAGCTAAATGTGTTTTGTCTGATTTACAGGATTGGAGTTGTTCACTTTGTCAAATCAGACCTACTTCTGAGCAAGGTTTAATTGATCATCTTTCTGGTAAGAAACACAAGTCGAATATGGAAGCTCTTAAAAACGGTGGTGATATTGGCCTTCGAAACTGTACGAAATCTGTTAACAAACAACCTTTGGAAACCAAGAATTCAACTACATGTGGTTCATTTGATTTACAGGAATGGAGTTGTTCACTTTGTCAAATTAGTGCCACTTCTGAGAAAGATTTAAATAATCATCTTGCTGGTAAGAAACACCGGTCTAAAATGGAAGAAGGTTTTAATGGCAGCAAAAACTGCGGTGAAATTGGCCTAAAAAACTTAAAGAAATGTGTCAACAAACAACCCCTGGAAACGATTGTTTCGTTTAATTTAAAGAAAGATCGGAAGACTAAAGTAGTAAATACTAATCAAGAGTTTAAACTGTGGTGTAGGCTTTGTCAGGTTGTAGCTCCTAATGAGAAAGGTATGATTCAACATAAGGAAGGTAAAAAACATCTGAAAAACCTTCTTATATTATGTTCCAGCGTATGA